One segment of Haloplanus natans DSM 17983 DNA contains the following:
- a CDS encoding VanZ family protein: MVGRLKLPLVPGSVRWLLVVATLVTLLVFSVVRPSATGPIRGPFGLVPQSTWLHAIGYAGLAVVLTYALQTSPRPDWQVLCAAFVFATAYGAGIELLQSTIAYRTFDTADILVNAAGAAVAVAGWKLLVRRVRFYRCRRLASLRPPLE; encoded by the coding sequence ATGGTCGGTCGACTCAAACTGCCACTCGTTCCCGGGTCAGTCCGCTGGCTCCTCGTGGTCGCGACGCTCGTGACCCTTCTCGTCTTCTCGGTCGTCCGCCCGTCCGCCACGGGACCGATCCGTGGCCCCTTCGGACTCGTCCCGCAGTCGACGTGGCTTCACGCCATCGGTTATGCCGGGCTGGCCGTCGTTCTGACGTACGCCCTCCAGACCTCCCCCCGGCCGGACTGGCAGGTGCTCTGTGCCGCGTTCGTGTTCGCGACGGCGTACGGTGCCGGGATCGAACTGCTCCAGTCGACCATCGCCTACCGGACGTTCGATACGGCGGACATCCTGGTCAACGCCGCTGGCGCCGCGGTGGCGGTAGCCGGGTGGAAACTGCTCGTCAGGCGCGTCCGGTTCTATCGGTGTCGACGGCTCGCGTCGCTGCGGCCGCCGCTCGAGTAG
- a CDS encoding cohesin domain-containing protein produces MDGRGEFARILLIGVCCLGVVAGVVAGAPTTEVMLSPKDGPVQPGETVEYDVVVEDASGGVGSFNVTVRTNDSSVLEIRDVTYDDSAAYTHAANGSREVRLAATGMDTLDTGPVTVATVTMEANDFGTARLSISVTALGDEDGDPYTVTDEQDRTLAVEPEPTPEPTPEPTPGPTPEPTPDDGGDGANVVESDSGGGGGSGGDGTEAEPTPEDATRTTVSTPASTAEPTPAPTAEPTPRAGPTPGATPTVEEVDPTTETTTQETEPGGFEARTLAILGLGLLALVVAVVVLRRQGWL; encoded by the coding sequence ATGGACGGGCGTGGGGAGTTCGCACGAATCTTGCTGATCGGGGTGTGCTGTCTCGGCGTCGTCGCCGGTGTCGTCGCCGGCGCGCCGACAACCGAGGTCATGCTGTCGCCGAAGGACGGTCCGGTACAGCCGGGCGAGACGGTGGAGTACGACGTGGTCGTCGAGGACGCGAGCGGCGGGGTCGGGTCGTTCAACGTCACGGTGCGGACCAACGACAGTTCGGTCCTCGAAATCCGAGACGTAACCTACGACGACTCGGCGGCGTACACGCACGCCGCGAACGGGTCGAGGGAGGTGCGTCTCGCCGCAACGGGGATGGACACGCTCGACACCGGCCCGGTGACCGTCGCGACGGTGACGATGGAGGCGAACGACTTCGGAACGGCGCGGCTCTCGATTTCGGTCACGGCGCTCGGTGACGAAGACGGGGACCCGTACACGGTGACCGACGAACAGGACCGGACGCTGGCGGTCGAACCGGAACCGACTCCCGAACCGACCCCCGAACCGACCCCCGGACCGACTCCCGAACCGACCCCGGACGACGGCGGGGACGGAGCGAACGTGGTCGAGTCGGATAGCGGTGGCGGGGGCGGGAGCGGCGGGGACGGCACCGAGGCGGAACCGACCCCCGAGGACGCGACGCGGACCACCGTGTCGACGCCGGCGTCCACCGCGGAACCGACGCCGGCGCCCACGGCGGAACCGACACCGAGAGCGGGACCCACGCCAGGGGCGACGCCGACGGTCGAGGAAGTTGACCCGACGACGGAGACGACGACGCAGGAAACGGAGCCCGGCGGGTTCGAGGCGCGGACGCTGGCCATCCTCGGATTGGGTCTTCTGGCCCTCGTCGTTGCGGTGGTCGTCCTGCGACGGCAAGGATGGCTCTGA
- a CDS encoding DUF4112 domain-containing protein produces MSDDPFDVRLDDLPASVDRAAVRRMRFVARVLDDSVRIPGTTVRIGLDPLLGLLPVAGDAASGVLSLYIVAESARLGVSPTTLLGMLANVCVDVIGGSIPVVGDLFDAVWRANTRNFRLALAELADADGASSRTAVEVDIE; encoded by the coding sequence ATGAGCGACGATCCCTTCGACGTGCGACTCGACGACCTGCCCGCGTCGGTCGACCGGGCGGCCGTGCGGCGGATGCGCTTCGTGGCGCGCGTTCTCGACGACAGTGTGCGAATACCGGGAACGACGGTCCGTATCGGGCTCGACCCGTTGCTCGGCCTCCTCCCGGTCGCGGGCGACGCCGCGAGCGGCGTCCTCTCGCTGTACATCGTCGCCGAATCGGCCCGCCTCGGCGTCTCGCCCACGACCCTGCTCGGGATGCTCGCGAACGTCTGCGTCGACGTGATCGGGGGATCGATCCCCGTCGTCGGCGACCTGTTCGACGCCGTGTGGCGGGCCAACACGCGAAATTTTCGTCTCGCACTCGCGGAGTTGGCCGACGCCGACGGGGCGTCGTCTCGAACCGCCGTCGAGGTCGATATCGAGTAG
- a CDS encoding undecaprenyl-diphosphate phosphatase → MDPHLVAVVVGLLQGVFEWLPISSEGNIAIALTALGTAPGVAVSYALFVHLGTAVSASAYYREEVRTALASWPAFRPASAFDGETATLSFVVLATAASSAVGLVALLALEALVTELTGGAFVALIGALLVATGVLQRFADAHSLSTRETPNALDAVLVGGLQGLAILPGVSRSGTTTSALLLRGHDGPASFRLSFLLSIPAALIGGGVGVVRAGGIGVSPTAGLVALVVAAVVGYATIDLLMRVVRRVAVWSLCVGLGGLAIAGGLLI, encoded by the coding sequence ATGGACCCGCATCTCGTCGCCGTCGTCGTGGGGCTCCTCCAAGGGGTGTTCGAGTGGCTCCCCATCTCCAGCGAGGGGAACATCGCTATCGCGCTCACGGCGCTCGGTACGGCCCCCGGTGTCGCCGTCTCCTACGCCCTGTTCGTCCACCTCGGGACGGCGGTTTCGGCCAGCGCGTACTACCGCGAGGAGGTCCGCACTGCGCTGGCGTCGTGGCCCGCGTTCCGCCCGGCCTCGGCGTTCGACGGCGAGACGGCGACGCTCTCTTTCGTCGTCCTCGCCACCGCCGCCTCGTCGGCCGTGGGACTCGTGGCGCTTCTGGCGCTCGAAGCGCTCGTGACCGAACTGACCGGCGGGGCGTTCGTCGCGCTCATCGGCGCCCTCCTCGTCGCCACCGGGGTCCTCCAGCGGTTCGCGGACGCGCACTCGCTGTCGACACGGGAGACGCCGAACGCCCTCGACGCCGTCCTCGTCGGCGGCCTGCAGGGCCTCGCCATCCTCCCCGGCGTCTCCCGCTCCGGGACGACCACCAGCGCCCTCCTCCTGCGGGGCCACGACGGCCCGGCGTCGTTTCGACTCTCCTTCCTGCTCAGCATCCCCGCCGCACTCATCGGCGGCGGTGTCGGCGTCGTCCGGGCTGGCGGTATCGGCGTCTCGCCGACCGCTGGCCTCGTCGCACTCGTCGTCGCCGCCGTCGTCGGCTACGCGACCATCGACCTGCTGATGCGGGTCGTCCGCCGGGTTGCGGTCTGGAGCCTCTGTGTCGGGCTGGGTGGCCTCGCTATCGCCGGCGGGCTACTGATTTAA
- the mtnA gene encoding S-methyl-5-thioribose-1-phosphate isomerase, with the protein MRTIEWDDERDCIAMVDQTKLPGEYTTYHAETVPQLIESIERLRIRGASGLGAAGAYGVALAARRTDAESFEAFVDSVSADAEAIATARPTAVNLSREVDSLLGVLRGCTSITEARERTLAAAEELADVDVARNKRLGEHGAGLLDDGDTVMTHCNAGALATVDWGTALGVVYSAKEAGKRVDVIANETRPLNQGSRITTVELQERGVETTLVPDNASGLCMQRGMVDAVIVGADRVVLDGGEEFGDQGVVFNKIGTYKHAVLADRHDVHFIVAAPHATIDTERRADEVEIEERNGDELREIYGTRNAPPETPVYNPAFDATPMTLVDYLVTETGVYEPPLDRATFEDAADRATV; encoded by the coding sequence ATGAGAACGATCGAGTGGGACGACGAGCGCGACTGCATCGCGATGGTCGACCAGACGAAACTTCCGGGCGAGTATACGACGTACCACGCCGAGACGGTGCCACAGCTGATCGAGAGCATCGAGCGGCTGCGAATCCGCGGCGCCTCGGGACTCGGCGCGGCCGGCGCCTACGGCGTCGCCCTCGCCGCGCGCCGCACCGACGCCGAGTCGTTCGAGGCGTTCGTCGACTCCGTGTCGGCCGACGCCGAGGCCATCGCCACCGCACGCCCGACAGCAGTGAACCTCTCGCGTGAAGTGGACTCGCTGCTCGGCGTCCTTCGGGGCTGTACGTCGATCACCGAGGCACGAGAGCGGACGCTCGCGGCCGCCGAGGAGCTCGCCGACGTGGACGTGGCGCGAAACAAGCGGTTGGGCGAACACGGCGCCGGCCTTCTCGACGACGGCGACACGGTGATGACCCACTGCAACGCCGGCGCCCTCGCCACGGTCGACTGGGGGACGGCGCTCGGGGTGGTCTACTCCGCGAAGGAGGCGGGCAAGCGGGTCGACGTGATCGCCAACGAGACCCGGCCGCTGAACCAGGGGTCGCGCATCACGACCGTCGAACTCCAGGAGCGGGGCGTCGAGACGACGCTCGTCCCCGACAACGCCAGCGGGCTGTGCATGCAACGGGGGATGGTCGACGCGGTGATCGTCGGCGCCGACCGGGTCGTCCTCGACGGCGGCGAGGAGTTCGGCGACCAAGGAGTCGTCTTCAACAAGATCGGGACGTACAAACACGCCGTCCTCGCCGATCGCCACGACGTGCACTTCATCGTCGCCGCGCCCCACGCGACGATCGACACCGAGCGACGCGCCGACGAGGTAGAGATCGAGGAGCGCAACGGCGACGAACTCCGGGAGATCTACGGGACGCGGAACGCACCGCCGGAGACGCCGGTGTACAACCCCGCCTTCGACGCGACGCCGATGACCCTCGTCGACTACCTCGTCACGGAGACGGGGGTGTACGAACCGCCGCTCGATCGCGCGACCTTCGAGGACGCGGCGGATCGAGCGACCGTGTGA
- a CDS encoding GbsR/MarR family transcriptional regulator — protein MTGDDADAVRRDVIESMERSAEVYGLSRSAGRVYGVLYFASAPLSIPELVEETGYAKSTISNVTRKLTRIGLIRRRSSGGGGRRVQFEPETDLWLVVQDVFGQYVAREMGTTRRTLDRAQDRLDHEGTTYDRVAALAATYDEFETLLELAMDHSVAELIAAIEAYDE, from the coding sequence ATGACCGGGGACGACGCCGACGCGGTCCGACGCGACGTGATCGAGTCGATGGAGCGGTCGGCCGAGGTGTACGGGTTGAGTCGAAGCGCCGGCCGCGTCTACGGCGTTCTCTACTTCGCGTCGGCCCCGCTCTCGATTCCGGAACTGGTCGAGGAGACGGGCTACGCGAAGTCGACGATCAGCAACGTGACGCGGAAACTCACGCGAATCGGTCTGATCCGCCGTCGGTCGAGCGGTGGTGGCGGCCGGCGGGTCCAGTTCGAGCCCGAAACCGACCTCTGGCTCGTCGTCCAGGACGTGTTCGGGCAGTACGTGGCACGGGAGATGGGGACGACCCGCCGGACGCTCGACCGGGCACAGGACCGCCTCGACCACGAGGGCACCACGTACGACCGCGTGGCCGCGCTGGCGGCGACGTACGACGAGTTCGAGACGCTGCTCGAACTCGCGATGGATCACTCGGTCGCCGAACTGATCGCGGCCATCGAAGCCTACGACGAGTAG
- a CDS encoding MFS transporter: MFRRTLRDALAPLRGGGRGWVLLTVAVGWLFTLGLRFLVPTLLPQVKATFALDNTTAGFAVSVIWGCYALMQFPAGLLADRIGERTVLAASLAVSAASLALLAAAPIFVVFLLGAAAFGVGSGLYGPARGISLSKAFPGNDGAAFGITLAAGSVGSAVIPLVAGAAVGALGWRLLVGGTVPAFVAVAALAWSRLPEPIDASVRADGGTVAPPLRTVIRSLPSALRNRNVLLAGLGVMFYLFAFQGLTAFLPTYLVTTEGIGQGVAGPIFALLFVGGAAGQLGIGSAADRYGARTVLVAVAGLGVVTLLAVPVVDGRLAWAALVFLLGTRMAIAPVANAYIVARLPADVQGAVWGFLRTCLFLVGSTGSLFVGAMADAGRFDAAFLALGGVTAVAVVCYAGLPTGE, translated from the coding sequence GTGTTCCGTCGCACCCTCCGAGACGCCCTCGCCCCCCTTCGCGGCGGCGGCCGCGGCTGGGTCCTCCTCACCGTCGCCGTCGGCTGGTTGTTCACGCTCGGCCTCCGATTTCTCGTCCCGACGCTCCTCCCGCAAGTGAAGGCGACGTTCGCACTCGACAACACGACGGCCGGGTTCGCGGTATCGGTCATCTGGGGCTGTTATGCCCTGATGCAGTTCCCGGCCGGCCTGCTCGCCGACCGGATCGGCGAGCGGACCGTCCTCGCGGCGAGTCTCGCTGTCAGCGCGGCGAGTCTCGCCCTCCTCGCGGCGGCGCCGATTTTCGTCGTCTTCCTGCTCGGGGCCGCGGCGTTCGGGGTCGGCTCCGGCCTCTACGGCCCCGCCCGCGGCATCTCGCTCTCGAAAGCGTTTCCCGGCAACGACGGCGCCGCGTTCGGAATCACGCTCGCGGCGGGGAGTGTCGGCTCCGCGGTCATCCCCCTCGTCGCGGGCGCGGCCGTCGGCGCGTTGGGGTGGCGGCTCCTCGTCGGCGGCACGGTGCCGGCGTTCGTCGCCGTCGCCGCGCTCGCGTGGTCGAGGCTCCCGGAGCCCATCGACGCGTCGGTGCGCGCCGACGGCGGGACGGTCGCGCCGCCGCTCCGGACGGTGATTCGCTCCCTGCCGAGTGCCCTCCGGAACCGGAACGTCCTCCTCGCCGGTCTGGGGGTGATGTTCTACCTCTTCGCGTTCCAGGGGTTGACCGCCTTTCTACCCACCTACCTCGTCACCACCGAGGGGATCGGACAGGGCGTGGCCGGCCCCATCTTCGCGCTCCTGTTCGTCGGGGGTGCGGCGGGTCAACTCGGGATCGGTTCCGCGGCGGATCGCTACGGCGCCCGGACCGTCCTCGTCGCCGTCGCGGGCCTCGGCGTCGTCACCCTGCTGGCGGTCCCCGTCGTCGACGGCCGCCTCGCGTGGGCCGCCCTCGTCTTCCTGCTCGGCACCCGCATGGCCATCGCTCCCGTGGCGAACGCCTACATCGTGGCACGGCTCCCAGCCGACGTACAGGGCGCCGTCTGGGGCTTTCTCCGCACCTGCCTCTTTCTCGTCGGCTCGACGGGATCGCTGTTCGTCGGCGCGATGGCCGACGCCGGCCGTTTCGACGCCGCCTTCCTCGCGCTCGGCGGCGTCACCGCGGTGGCAGTCGTCTGCTATGCCGGCCTGCCGACCGGGGAGTAA
- a CDS encoding sugar transferase codes for MLSGWRYRLISGMGATALAVGSVGVANHPAAQRLTDLVPVFARLPATTLSNGDLSLAIATTLLVVLGALVPLFKPRPRRVLDTIMLVERRVFLAAVAIAAVGYFDYTYRLPRTTLVLATLTMGLLLPAWFVVIRRSPRVDPDRTVVVGDDPSTIRDVIRETNVPVEGYISSFAARFRRASDIGAPAIVTPDGGTVDTTAVPDAACLGGLARLEDVLVERDIDTVVFAFEYPDQEEFFGSLDTCHRMGVSAKVHHRHADTVLTTGVETGDLVDIDVEPWDWQSHVLKRAFDIAFAVTGLLVLTPVMLLIATAIKLDDGGPILYAQQRTAEFGDTFTAYKFRTMVPEGESATPMDDEQNDRITRVGRFLRKTHLDEIPQLLTILSGRMSVVGPRAAWVDEEAEIESEISSWRQRWFVKPGLTGLAQINGVTSTDPTEKLRYDVAYIRNQSFWFDIRIVLRQLWMAFTDALTTLR; via the coding sequence ATGCTCTCGGGGTGGCGTTACCGGCTTATCAGTGGGATGGGGGCTACGGCACTCGCAGTGGGAAGTGTCGGCGTCGCGAACCATCCGGCCGCACAGCGGCTGACGGATCTGGTCCCGGTGTTCGCTCGTCTGCCGGCGACGACGCTCTCCAACGGCGACCTCTCGCTCGCCATCGCGACCACGCTGCTGGTCGTTCTCGGCGCCCTCGTCCCGCTATTCAAGCCGCGGCCGCGCCGTGTTCTGGATACGATCATGCTCGTCGAGCGACGGGTGTTTCTCGCCGCCGTCGCCATCGCTGCCGTCGGCTACTTCGACTACACGTACCGCCTCCCCCGGACGACGCTCGTCCTCGCCACGCTCACGATGGGCCTCCTCCTGCCCGCGTGGTTCGTCGTCATCCGCCGGAGTCCGCGTGTCGACCCCGATCGGACGGTGGTCGTCGGCGACGATCCGTCGACGATTCGGGATGTCATTCGGGAGACGAACGTCCCCGTCGAGGGGTACATCTCCTCGTTCGCGGCTCGGTTCCGCCGGGCGTCCGACATCGGCGCCCCCGCCATCGTGACCCCCGACGGCGGGACCGTCGACACGACGGCCGTCCCGGACGCGGCCTGTCTCGGTGGACTCGCCCGGCTGGAAGATGTCCTCGTCGAACGCGACATCGACACCGTCGTCTTCGCCTTCGAGTATCCGGACCAGGAGGAGTTCTTCGGCTCCCTCGATACGTGCCACCGAATGGGCGTGAGCGCCAAAGTCCACCACCGGCACGCCGATACGGTGCTGACGACCGGCGTCGAGACGGGGGATCTGGTCGACATCGATGTCGAACCCTGGGACTGGCAGAGCCACGTCCTCAAGCGTGCGTTCGACATCGCCTTCGCGGTGACCGGGTTGCTCGTTCTCACGCCGGTGATGCTCCTCATCGCTACCGCGATCAAGCTCGACGACGGCGGACCGATCCTCTACGCACAGCAGCGAACCGCCGAGTTCGGCGACACCTTCACCGCCTACAAGTTCCGGACGATGGTTCCGGAGGGAGAGTCCGCGACGCCGATGGACGACGAGCAGAACGACCGGATCACCCGCGTCGGCCGCTTCCTCCGAAAGACGCATCTCGACGAGATTCCCCAGCTACTGACGATCCTCAGTGGACGGATGAGCGTCGTCGGTCCCCGGGCGGCGTGGGTCGACGAGGAGGCCGAAATCGAGTCCGAGATCAGTTCGTGGCGCCAGCGCTGGTTCGTCAAGCCCGGCCTCACCGGACTCGCACAGATCAACGGCGTGACGAGCACCGATCCCACCGAGAAACTCCGTTACGACGTGGCGTATATCCGGAACCAGTCGTTCTGGTTCGACATCCGAATCGTCCTTCGACAGCTCTGGATGGCGTTCACCGATGCCCTGACGACTCTCAGATAA